The genomic stretch CGCGTCGCTGTTCGTCGCCGGTGGGGCCGGCGGGGGCGGCTTTGACCTCCTCGTCAGCATCGGCGACACCGCCTTCGGCGGCTACGCCCAGCTCGCGCTCCCGGTGATGGTCGCGCTCTACTGGGCGCGGACCACCCGGTTGGGGATGATCGCGGGTATCCTCGGCTCGCAGGCGTTCTACCTCGCACACGTCTTCGGCTCGCTCCCCGCGACGTATCTCGGGTGGGACTACGCCCTCTACGGGATGGCGCTCTCGCTCGTCCTGACCGTCGGCGTCTCGCTCGTGACGACGGCCGCCCCGGAAGAGAAGGCCGCGCGGTTCACTGACAGCGACGCGCTCCAGGCCGACTGAGTCGCCACCCGACGAACACCCGTTCTCGCCGGTAGCTACAGTAGACTTTGAAACTCTTCGCAGCCGATTGCGTCGCTCTGGCCGTCCCAACGGGTTCACAATAGGCCCTGGCAATCGAGTGAGTGGATTCTTTCAAAGTCTACTATAGAAAATGTCACCACGAGTTTATTTCACATGGCGCAGCTACCCGATGACGTCCACGACCTCTTCGAGAAGGCCACGTTCGCGCACTTCGCGACGATGACGCCGATGGGTTACCCGCACGTCACCCCCGTCTGGGTCGACTACGACGCCGAGACGGGTCACCTCCTGATCAACACCGAACGCGAGCGCCGCAAGACGAAGAACGTCGAGGCCAACCCCAAGGTGGGGGTCAGCATGGTCGACCCCGACAACCCCTATCGCTTCCT from Salinigranum halophilum encodes the following:
- a CDS encoding pyridoxamine 5'-phosphate oxidase family protein, giving the protein MAQLPDDVHDLFEKATFAHFATMTPMGYPHVTPVWVDYDAETGHLLINTERERRKTKNVEANPKVGVSMVDPDNPYRFLSVFGDVDEVTTDGARDHIDALAKRYMGEDEYPNPIQSERVILKIAPERVYTGP